The sequence TTCGTCCCTCGCACACCCGGGCGGGTGGACATATATCAATGCGGCATCACGCCATACGATTACACGCACATGGGTCATGCCCGCCAATACGTGTTCTGGGACACGGTCAGGCGGTATCTTAAATGGCGGGGCTTCGAGGTGTTTTGCGTCCAAAACGTCACGGACGTGGACGACAAGATAATCGCCAAAGCGAACGAACGGGGCACCACGCCGGCGGACATCGCCACGCAGTACCACGAAGATTTCCTGGACGTCATGGACAGGCTCGGTGTCCAGAGGCCCGATGTGTTCCCCAAGGTCACTGACCATATACAGGACATCATTCGTGTCATAGCCGGCCTTGTTGAGAAAGGCTATGCTTACCAGGCGGATGGCGATGTGTTTTTCGATGTCGCACGGTTTCCAAGCTACGGGAAGCTCTCGCGGCGGTCTCCCGATGAGATGCTGGCGGGGGCCCGCGTAGAAGTAAACCCGAAGAAGCGGAGCGCGATCGACTTTGCCCTCTGGAAAGCCTCGAAGCCGGGCGAGCCCGCATGGGAAAGCCCGTGGGGCCCGGGGCGCCCAGGCTGGCACATCGAATGCTCCGCGCTTGCACTGAAGTACCTGGGGAGCGGGTTCGACTTTCACGGGGGCGGCGACGAACTCATATTCCCGCACCATGAGAACGAGATAGCGCAGTCCGAGGCCTATACGGGTCAGGAGCCCTTCGCGCGCTACTTCGTCCACCACGCCATGCTCAACGTGGGCGACGCCAAGATGTCCAAGTCGCTCGGGAACTTCTTCGCTGTGCGCGACGTGCTGCGCGAGTACGAACCAGGGGTCATCAGGTATTATTTCGCATCGAGGCATTATCGCAGCCCGGCGAACTACGGTGCCGACGAGCTCGATTCGGCCCGCAGGGCCTACGAGCGCCTGCGCGCCACGTTGGAAGCGGCGAGGCGTTGCCTCGCGGCCCCGCAACGTGGAGGACACGCGGACGGCACAGAGCCCGGCGTAACGCCGGCGGCCTCCGCAGCGCGCGACGAGGCTGCGACTCGGGCGGAAAACTCACCAACCGATGAACTCTCCGAAGCCGCACGCGGGGCACGGGAGAAGTTCATACAGGGAATGGACGACGATTTCAATACCGCTGTCGCGCTCGCGGCGATCCACGACCTCGCGAGGTGTGTCAACGATGTGTTGCATTCAGGCAGCGAGGTGGACCGTTCGGCGCTTCAGCTTGCGGTGGGTGCCATGGAGGAGCTCGGCGGCATCCTCGGCCTGTTCCGCGAGGAGGGAGACGGCGGCACGAGCGGGGAGGCCGAGACCGTGGAAGGCCTTGTAAAGCTCTTGGTGGACGTGCGCGGGGAGCTTCGCGCCAAGAGAGAGTGGGCGCTCGCGGACAGGATACGGGGCGGCCTTCGCGACTTGGGGATCATACTCGAAGATACCCCGTCGGGCACGGTGTGGAAGCGCGAGAGATGACGACACCGACCTCCAGGGCTGACCAAGTGGAGAGGCTCCCCGCAGGCGTGCTGGCTTACGTCGGCGACGCTGTGTACGAGCTCTACGTCCGCGTTCGCCTCGTGCAGGGCGGCCTGCGCGACCTCGACGAGCTGCATAGGGGGGCTGTCATGCGGGTGAGCGCGAAAGCCCAGGCCCGCACCCTGGCGCAGCTAGATACGTTTCTCCGTTCAGATGAGCTGGAGGTGGCAAGGCGCGCGCGGAATGCCCATACCGGCCGTGGCCCCAGGAACGCGGCGGTCCTCGACTACAGGCATTCCACGGGATTCGAGGCTGTGCTGGGATATCTTTACTTATTGGGCCGCGAGGAGCGGCTCCGAGAGGTGATCGAAAAGGCGCTGACCATTGCGGACGCGCCTCCGGGAGGTCCGGGGCAATGAAAGTCGTACTAGTAAGTCACACACCGAATCCCGAAAGGGTCGTGGCGGTCGCGGCGAGGCAGTGCTACTCCGCGCTCGAAGCCGCCGAGCTCACGGAGGGGCTATCCGACGAGAAGGTGGGCGAACTCATTAGGACCATCATCGAGGCGGGACATCTCTCCCCTACTGAGCATGCCTCGTTTACGTTCGCCATTGAGGGCGTGAGCCGAGCTCTCAGCCATCAGCTCGTGAGACACCGCATAGCATCGTATTCACAGCAATCCCAACGCTACGTGAACGAACAGGGCTTTGCCTATGTTGTTCCCCCCTCGGTTGCGGCGAACCCCAGGGCGCGGACGCTCTTCGAACGGCATATGGAGGAGGCTCGCGAGACGTACCGGGAGCTTGCGAAGCTCGTGCCCAGGGAGGACGCGAGATTTGTCCTGCCGAACGCGTGTGAAACGCGGCTCGTGATGACCATGAATTGCCGGAGCCTCTACAATTTCTTCGAACGGCGTCTTTGCGAACGGGCGCAGTGGGAGATACGTGAGCTTGCCAAGGAGATGCTCGAACGCGTCCGGGAAGTCGCGCCGCGGTTGTTTTCATGGGTGGGTCCACCTTGCGAGATGCGGGGCTACTGCCCGGAAGGCAAGATGTCCTGCGGCCGGGTGGAGCAGGCAAGCCGACATCTCATAGCGGCAGCGGATGTCGCGAAGAATAACAGCGGGGCCGGTGGCGATGGGAGAGGGTGAAGTGGGCCGCCCGAGACGAAGTCGGCCCCTTGAAGAAAGCGAACGCGGCAGGCCCGTGGCAGCGCCGGAAGAGCGTGAGCGCGGGGCCACGCTCATGGGCCGCAACCCCGTCATCGAGGCGCTTCGGTCTGGCCGCCCGCTCACGAAGATCATGATCGCTAAAGGGATTGAGCCCGGGTTCGCCACGCTCGTCAGGTCCCTCGCGCGCGGCGCAGGCGTGCCTGTGATAGAAACTGGGCGGTCTGCGCTGGATGCGTTCGTGGACGGGCAGCCTCACCAGGGCGTGGTGGCCGTGGGAGCGGCCGCTAGGTACCACGAGGTGGACGACCTCCTGAAGCTGGCCGAAGGGACCGGGCAGGCGCTCATCGTCGTGCTCGATGGGATTGAGGATCCGCGCAACCTGGGGGCCATCATCAGGACGTGCGATGCCGTGGGCGCAACGGGTGTGATCGTGCCCAAGCGCAGAGCGTGCGGCCTAACAGCCGCTGTGGCTCGCGCGTCCGCAGGCGCGGTGGAGTATGTCCCGTGCGCCAGGACCGCAAACCTCGCACGCGAGGTGGAAAGGCTCAAGGAGCACGGCTTCTGGGTTTTCGGTGCCGATGCGTCAGCCACCACGACCATCTACGAGGCGGACTTCACGGGCAGGGTCGCGCTTGTCATCGGGTCCGAAGGGGGCGGGATATCGCGCTTGCTTGCGGAGAAGTGCGATTTCCTTGTGAGGATCCCCATGGCCGGCCGGGTGTCGTCTCTGAACGCATCGGTCGCCGCTGCGGTTGTCATGTTTGAGGCACTGCGTCAGCGGGAGGCGGCGAGAGGGGACTAACCTTGTGGTGAGGCTCCGTCTTGCTAGAGTTGTCTGCGGAATCATCCTGGTAGGCGCCTGCCTAGTGGCCGGGACGGCCCTCGGTGCGGGCGCGTTCTTTTGTGGAAGCGGAGGACGGGTTGCGCCCGGGGTGTGTCTCGGGGGCCTCGAGGTTGGCGGGGCGACTTCGGCTGAGGTGGCCGACATTGCGGCGCGCGTGGCGGCCCTCGCGAATGAGAAACCGATCGTGCTGATCCACAGAGACCAACGTTGGGAGCGCGACCTTAAGAGTCTGGGTGCGGAGTGCGACCCCGACGAGCTCGCGAGGCGCCTCATGGAAGTGGGTAGGAGAGGGGGCGTGGCGCGGAGGGTGCAGGAGCTCGCAGCGGCTGCCCTGGCCGGGCGGAACGTGGGCGTGGTCACGTACGTGGACGAGGACCGGCTGCTTGAGGCGGTTTTGACCCTGGCCGCGGAGATCAACGTCGAGGCACGGAATGCCACGTTCGACGTGCGGACGGGACGTCCCGTGCCCGAGAGGCAGGGGCGGAGGCTAGACGTTGCGCAGGCGGTAGCACGAATACAGGAGGCGCTGGCCCTCGTGGAGCGCTCCGCAGTATTCCTTAACTCCAGGGATGTGCGGCCTCTCACCACCCTTGGAGACCTCGCGGACCTCGGCATCAGAGAGCTTGTTTCCTCTTACTCGACAACCTTCGATCCCCAGCTTGAGAACAGGGCTCACAACATCCGCCTCGCGTCGGGGCGCATTTCCGGGGTGATGGTGCGGCCGGGGGAGGAGTTCTCATTCAACGAGGTGGTTGGGCCGCGGACACGTGAGTTCGGGTTCCTGGAAGCGCCCGAGATCGTGGAGGACGAATTTAGGCCGGGGATCGGCGGGGGCGTTTGTCAGGTCTCGTCAACGCTGTACAACGCTGCCCTGCTCGCTGACATGAGAATCACAGTGAGGCAGAGCCATTCCAGGCTGACAGGATACGTCCCGCCTGGGCGCGACGCGACGGTCTACTATGGCCGGCAGGATCTCAGGTTCCGTAACACTGGAAAGACGCCCGTTCTCATCCTCTCACAGGTGGTCGGGAACAGGATCACTGTGAGCATATTCGGCGACCGGCCAGAGGACCGGGAGGTGCGCATCGTGGCCTCACACCTGGAGAGCATCGAGCCGGGCGTGCGTGAGATACCAGACGCGGAGCTTGCGGAGGGCGAACGCGTGGTGGAAAGAGAAGGTGCTCCCGGTTGTGAGGTGGTGACGGAGCGGCTCGTGATCGTGGGAGGACGGGTCGAAAGACGGGAGGTGCTCTCGAGGGACAGGTACCGCGCCGAGGACACCGTGATCCGTGTCGGGACGAAGCCTCGCAACACGCCGCGGGGCGCGCAAGAGCGTTGACGCCGTTGCAGCGGCTCGCGGTAGCGGGGCGATTCCTTGACTTGTCCACGAACGGAAGTGTATAATTTCTACGTAGGTCGAGCGACATCACACCAGGGGGCGATGCTAGTGAATGCTGAACCGCAGCGCCAGCCATCTTCTGCGTATGATGACATGCTCGACGAGGAAATTGTCGAGAGTGCGAGATGCGGGGAAAGATCCGCCGAAGAGTACCTGATCAACAAGTACAAGAACTTCGTCCGCGCCAAGGCGCGCTCCTATTTTCTCATCGGTGCTGACCGCGAAGACATCGTTCAGGAGGGCATGATAGGGCTCTTCAAGGCCATCAGGGATTTCCGCAGCGATAAACTGGCGTCGTTTCGAGCGTTCGCGGAGCTCTGCATAACCCGACAGATAATAACTGCGATAAAGACCGCAACCAGACAGAAGCACATCCCCCTGAATTCGTACGTCTCGCTCAACAAACCCATATACGATGAGGAATCTGACCGCACCTTGCTCGATGTGCTGTCGGGCACGAAGGTCACCGACCCGGAGGAGCTCGTCATAAGCAAGGAAGAGTTCATGGACATCGAGTCGAAAATGGGCGAGTTCCTCAGCGACCTCGAATGGAAGGTACTTTCGGCGTATCTGGACGGGAAGTCCTATCAAGAGATCGCGGGCGAGCTACATAGACACGTGAAATCCATAGACAACGCGCTGCAGCGCGTCAAGCGCAAGCTCGAGCGATACATAGAAAAGAGAAACGAAGCGATCTAGTCGGCGGGGACCAATGCCACGGCGCATCGCCGGCGGGCGCGCTCTTGGCTTTGCGCGCGGCCCGCAGTGAGAAACACTCTGGAGGCGCGGATGGCCGTACGTGAGGGATGTGGCTGCCAGATACTGGAGCGGGCCGCTTGACACGGCGGCGGAGACGGGTTAAGATCCTAAGCGGATCGCTCTGAAAGACACCTCCGACATTGGCATGCCGACATGACGCATGCTCGATGTGGTGCCGACGTAGCTCAACGGTAGAGCAGCTGATTTGTAATCAGCCGGTTGGCGGTTCAAGTCCGCCCGTCGGCTCCAGCTATTTTGGGGGTTTCGACGCCAGTATCCGGCATTCGCGGCCCGGGCATGGTGCAAATCGGGTGAAAACGCATTCACCGCGTCACAAAAGCGCAGCTACGAGGGCTGCGCTTTCTTTCTTGGAGCGGCAGGTGCGGGGAAGAGGGTGTCCGTAGTGGCCCCACCTCATCCTCCATTTCATCCAGCACGTGCCCATGCAGATCGAGGGCAATCCCCGTCCCTGAATGCCAGAGACGGGCCGAGACTGTCTTGATCGGCACCCGCGCCGTGATGAGCAAGGCCGCGCTTGTGTGCCGCAGGTCGTGGACCCTCAATTGTTGCGACCTCGAAAGGGGCTGGTCACCACCGCCAAACCGCTGCCACTTTCCCTTCTTCCGTGACCCCGGTGTCTCTGGGCGGTCGCGATGGGAAGACACAATGGGAAGAAATGAGAAAACACCCATCCCTTGCCGCGTGCCGGGAGAATGCGTTTTGCGGCCAGCCCTCCTGCAATTGCTCTCGGGCACACGCCGTGTGCTTCTCTCGGTGGGATCCGCGGCATTCTCTGCAGACGTGGATAGAAGGAAGCGCCGGGCACCGCGCCGCAGCAGATGTCGCCAGTCACCTTCTTGCAGGCGCCATCGCCTCAGTGGCCTGGTCGCGCATCTCGGGAGACGTGGCCCAGACTTCGAAAGGTCCGGGAGACGCTGTACGAGGCGTCTTGTCCGGCGCTCGAGGAGATGGCCTGGAAGACGTCCCGCGGGATATGTCTCCAGGAGTCCCCTCGATCCTGAGTATTCCCAGACCTCGGGTCCACTAACCCAGTTAACCCAACCAATCCAGCCAACCCAGCTGACCCGAGCGGGCCGAGTAACCCGAGCCTTTTGCGTCGCCTCTTCAGGCGCGGCCTCGTCCCGTCGTGCGACGCGACGACTTGGCTACACCCGCCGTGGGTCTGTCATGCCTATCGTCAGTGCCTTGCGAACTCCTCGACCGCTTCGAGCAGGCGCTCCACTTCTTCCATGGTGTTGTAAGGCGCCATGCCGACCCTCACAACGCCGCCGGCCTTGGCGAGGCCCAGGCGTTCGATCAAGGTCGTGGCATAGAAGTCGCCGTGCCATACGAAAATACCGCGTTGCCCGAGGAATCTCGCGACGTCCAACGGGCGCCGTCCTTCTATCGTGAACGACACAGTCGGCGTCCGCTCGGCTTGTGCGGGGAGACCATATACAGTGACTTTGCGGATGCTTGCCAGCCCGTCCATGAGCCTGGAGAAAAGCGGCCGCTCATGCAGTTCGATGGCGCGTAGGCCCGCGAGGATGCGTGACCTCCGTTCACTCCGTTCGCTCGCCCCTTCCGGATGAGCCTGCAGGCCCCGGGCAGTCTTAGCGCCGTCGTTATGTCCTTCGACTCCCTCAGCAGCGTCACCGAGGCTGGCTATAAACTCCAAAGCCTCGATAACACCGGCTATGCCTTCGTGGTTGAGGGTGCCTGTCTCTATCTTGTAAGGAGCGGCGGGGTTCTGCGGACGTACCTTGTATGTGACCAGGCGCCCGAACACGTCGCGCCGACCGTACATGATGCCTATGTGCGGCCCGAAGAACTTGTAAGCGGAGCACAACAAGAAGTCGCATTCGATGTCACGTACGTCGATCACGCCGTGCGGTGCATAGTGAACCGCGTCAACGACGCACAGAGCCCCGACGGAGTGGGCGAGGGCAGATGCGCGCCTCACGTCGTTGATGGTTCCCACCGCATTCGATGCGTACCCGAGCGCCACAACCTTGGTTCGGTCGGTGATCGCCCGTTCCAGGTCGTCATAGTCGAGTGTGCACTCGGGGATGTTCACGCGCACGGATCGCACAACCACACCCTTCTCTTCAAGAGCTTGCCAGGGGCTGCGGTTCGCCTCGTGGTCAAGGTCAGTGATGACGATCTCATCACCGGGCGCGAGCGCGCGTCCTATGGCACGCGAAAGCGCGAAGTTCAGCGTGGTCATGTTCGGACCGAACGCGATCTCGTCGGCGTAGACGGCGCCGAGCATGTCTGCCACAGCCTGCCGCGCTGCCGAGATGATTTCGTCTGTGCGCTGGCTGGTCACGAACTCACCATGGCAGTTCGCGTTCGCTTCTCTGAAGTACCGCGTGACCGCCTCGATCACCCTTGTCGGCACCTGGGTTCCGCCTGGGCCGTCGAAATAGGCCGCAACGTTTCCGTTCACCCGAAGCGCAAGCGATGGGAATTCCCTCCTGCACGAAGAGAGATCGACGCTCATGAGCTGCTGCCTCCTTCTCGATTCCTGTCCTTCATGTGCCTTCCAGACCGTCGCAGGATTCGTGCGCAATGGGCCGGCCTCAGCGCTTGGCGCCTAACCGCTTCCCGCCACGCGGTCTGAACCTGCGCGTTCGCTTAGGTGGCTCATGACATGTCTTCGGCGGGGATGCCGCGAGTCCTGCTGCCGGCGATGCCGCGATCACCCCACTGTCGGCGGCACAAGTCACTGGACACGTCCGTGCGGCCTTGCGGCCGAAGCGAAGGTCGCGCCGTGACGCGCCCGACGCGCCTAGTGCGTGGCTCGTCAGCGTGCCCACGCGGGGCGGCTAGAAGGCACACACGAGGCGGATGATACTTGCGTACGGGTGGTCTCTATGGTAATATAATAAACGCAGCGCGGGGCGTTGCCTCAGGGTGGGGCGCAGATGCTGTGATGAGCACCCCGGGTCCGCGCTGAATCCCATGAATGTGCCCTAGGCACGTGCCCCAATTGTGCGGTCGCGGGCCGCGTTGAGTCGAGAAGTCGTCGAGATGTTTTGTGGAGAGGTTCCCGAGCTGGTCAAAGGGGGCAGACTGTAAATCTGTTGGCTCAGCCTTCGGTGGTTCGAATCCACCCCTCTCCACCAGTTCTTTTGTGGCGAGCGGGAATAGCTCAGTTGGCTAGAGCGTCAGCCTTCCAAGCTGAATGTCGCGGGTTCGAGTCCCGTTTCCCGCTCCAGGTTATGTTTAGGAGCCCATGTAGCTCAGCAGGCAGAGCACATCCATGGTAAGGATGGGGTCGCCGGTTCGATTCCGGCCGTGGGCTCCAGTCTTTTAGCCTCGCTAGGCGCCTCTGTCTATGGCGCTGTTTTGTTGTACCGCCGCCTGTCTTGCGGCCGGCTAGGCCGCCTGGTGTCCTACTTCGGGTATCCTCGGGTATCCGCGGTCGGCACGTTTACGTGTCAGCGGCGGCAGGTCGGGACCTCGGTGGTTGGTGGCTCTGTGCCAGGCGCGCTGCCGGCCCGCGACACCACACAGGGTTTGCCGGGCTTGCGGGACCTTAGGGAAACCGAGGGCGTGTGCAAGTGCCTGCGGGGCCGCAACCATTTCCTGCCTTCGGACAGCCGCCAGTCTGCGTGTGCGTCCGGCTGGCGCCAGTGCGTTATTGACATGCCTGGCGCGGTATGCTAGATTCTAGGAGTGACGTACCAGGGGGTGTAGGGAAGTGCGCGAGGGCATCACTCTTGAGTGCACCAAATGCAAGCAGAGGAACTACCGAACCGAGAAGAACAAGCGGAACGACCCCGACCGAATTGAGCTAAAGAAGTACTGCAAGTTCTGCCGCACTCACACTGTCCACAAGGAGACCCGGTAAGGGGCGACGTCCCTGCTTTCCTCCTCGCGTTTCGCGGCTGTGCGGAGGAGAGGGCGCGCGGTGACAGGCGTCAGGCGCGACGTAGTGGGCGTCATGTCCGGCGCGGAAACGGGTGAAAGCGGCTGACGCTGGGCGGATTTGGCGCTCGTTTCGCGGATCCGGTGCAGCTAGGCAGCATGGGGTCGGGTGATCCGTTAGGCATTCGCCGGCTTGTCGGGGCGCCCGTGTTCGGGCCGGCGGGCGACGAAGGGACGAGGAAGGGAGCGGTTATGCAGATCAAAGACAGGCTTGGCCGCATCGGGAAGTTCCTTCGAGAGGTCAGGGCCGAAATGAGGAAGGTATCATGGCCCGATCGAAAGGAACTTGTGTCTTCGACCGTGGTCGTGGTCACCGTGGTTGTGGTGGCCAGCGCGTTCATCGGTCTCATCGATTTCTTGTTTTCGCAGGGTCTGGCGCTGTTCATTCGATAGTGCGCGATAAAACTTCAGTAGGGGGTGGAGGGCTGCGCGGTCGTTAGGCGATGCAGCCCCTCGTGAGGTGGAGGAAAGAGAGATAACCCGGTCTGCTGAAGGAGAACTCGCTGCTTCTTTAGAGGAAGGCCCGCCGCGCCAGGAGGCGGGGGCCGGCGACCACGGGACGGGGCCCGGTGAGCAGGCAACTGGCTCTGGCAACAGGCCCTCGGAGCCTGAGAATCCCGATAAGAAATGGTACGTGATCCACACTTACTCAGGTTACGAGAACAAGGTCAAGGCCAACCTCGAGCGGCGGGTCAAGACCATGGAGAAGGAAGACAAGATCTTCCGGGTCCTTGTCCCGACTGAAGAGGAGTACGAGTTCAAGGACGGCAAGAAAAAGGTCATAAAAAAGAAGATCTTCCCGGGGTACGTGCTCGTCGAGATGGTGATGGAGGACGACTCCTGGTACGTTGTCCGAAATACCCCGGGTGTGACCGGGTTTGTGGGCTCGGGCTCGAGGCCGGTCCCGCTCCAGGAGACGGAGATGCACGACATACTCAGACGCATCGGTGTCGAGGAGGCCCGGCCAAGGATCGACTTCTCGGTCGGAGAGGGCGTGCGCGTGATCTCCGGTCCGTTCCAGCATTTCTCCGGGATAATCGAGGAAATCCAGCCAGATAAGGGAAAGGCCCGGGTGCTCGTGTCGATGTTCGGTCGCGACACGCCAGTGGAACTAGACTTCAGCCAGATCGAGAAGCTATAGGAGCCCAGGGCAACCGCGCGGCAGGCACCGTAAGTTGAATGCCCACACGTGGTCGGCCTAGCTGGTGTCACCCGGACGTCATCGGGGTCAAACCCATGTCACGTGTTGGGATCGCGTAGGAGGGACATATCTCATGGCCAAGAAAAAGGTCGCGGCGATCGTTAAGCTGCAAATACCCGCCGGCAAGGCCACGGCTGCGCCACCGGTTGGACCAGCGCTCGCGCAGCACAGCGTGAACATCATGGAGTTCGTGCGCTCGTTCAATGAAAAGACCGCGGCGCAGGCTGGCACGATCATACCGGTGGAGATCACCGTGTACGAGGACAGATCGTTCACGTACGTGCTCAAGACGCCTCCGGCCTCCTTCCTCATCAGAAAGGCCGCGGGCATCGAGAAGGGCTCCGGGAAACCCAATAGGGAGAAAGTGGCGAAGCTTACCCGCGCCCAGCTGCGTGAGATAGCTGAGCTCAAGATGAAGGATCTGAACG is a genomic window of Bacillota bacterium containing:
- a CDS encoding cysteine--tRNA ligase, with the protein product MGLRVYNTLTRTKQDFVPRTPGRVDIYQCGITPYDYTHMGHARQYVFWDTVRRYLKWRGFEVFCVQNVTDVDDKIIAKANERGTTPADIATQYHEDFLDVMDRLGVQRPDVFPKVTDHIQDIIRVIAGLVEKGYAYQADGDVFFDVARFPSYGKLSRRSPDEMLAGARVEVNPKKRSAIDFALWKASKPGEPAWESPWGPGRPGWHIECSALALKYLGSGFDFHGGGDELIFPHHENEIAQSEAYTGQEPFARYFVHHAMLNVGDAKMSKSLGNFFAVRDVLREYEPGVIRYYFASRHYRSPANYGADELDSARRAYERLRATLEAARRCLAAPQRGGHADGTEPGVTPAASAARDEAATRAENSPTDELSEAARGAREKFIQGMDDDFNTAVALAAIHDLARCVNDVLHSGSEVDRSALQLAVGAMEELGGILGLFREEGDGGTSGEAETVEGLVKLLVDVRGELRAKREWALADRIRGGLRDLGIILEDTPSGTVWKRER
- a CDS encoding ribonuclease III, with translation MTTPTSRADQVERLPAGVLAYVGDAVYELYVRVRLVQGGLRDLDELHRGAVMRVSAKAQARTLAQLDTFLRSDELEVARRARNAHTGRGPRNAAVLDYRHSTGFEAVLGYLYLLGREERLREVIEKALTIADAPPGGPGQ
- a CDS encoding FAD-dependent thymidylate synthase, producing MKVVLVSHTPNPERVVAVAARQCYSALEAAELTEGLSDEKVGELIRTIIEAGHLSPTEHASFTFAIEGVSRALSHQLVRHRIASYSQQSQRYVNEQGFAYVVPPSVAANPRARTLFERHMEEARETYRELAKLVPREDARFVLPNACETRLVMTMNCRSLYNFFERRLCERAQWEIRELAKEMLERVREVAPRLFSWVGPPCEMRGYCPEGKMSCGRVEQASRHLIAAADVAKNNSGAGGDGRG
- the rlmB gene encoding 23S rRNA (guanosine(2251)-2'-O)-methyltransferase RlmB, whose amino-acid sequence is MGEGEVGRPRRSRPLEESERGRPVAAPEERERGATLMGRNPVIEALRSGRPLTKIMIAKGIEPGFATLVRSLARGAGVPVIETGRSALDAFVDGQPHQGVVAVGAAARYHEVDDLLKLAEGTGQALIVVLDGIEDPRNLGAIIRTCDAVGATGVIVPKRRACGLTAAVARASAGAVEYVPCARTANLAREVERLKEHGFWVFGADASATTTIYEADFTGRVALVIGSEGGGISRLLAEKCDFLVRIPMAGRVSSLNASVAAAVVMFEALRQREAARGD
- the sigH gene encoding RNA polymerase sporulation sigma factor SigH, which translates into the protein MLVNAEPQRQPSSAYDDMLDEEIVESARCGERSAEEYLINKYKNFVRAKARSYFLIGADREDIVQEGMIGLFKAIRDFRSDKLASFRAFAELCITRQIITAIKTATRQKHIPLNSYVSLNKPIYDEESDRTLLDVLSGTKVTDPEELVISKEEFMDIESKMGEFLSDLEWKVLSAYLDGKSYQEIAGELHRHVKSIDNALQRVKRKLERYIEKRNEAI
- a CDS encoding cysteine desulfurase-like protein, producing MSVDLSSCRREFPSLALRVNGNVAAYFDGPGGTQVPTRVIEAVTRYFREANANCHGEFVTSQRTDEIISAARQAVADMLGAVYADEIAFGPNMTTLNFALSRAIGRALAPGDEIVITDLDHEANRSPWQALEEKGVVVRSVRVNIPECTLDYDDLERAITDRTKVVALGYASNAVGTINDVRRASALAHSVGALCVVDAVHYAPHGVIDVRDIECDFLLCSAYKFFGPHIGIMYGRRDVFGRLVTYKVRPQNPAAPYKIETGTLNHEGIAGVIEALEFIASLGDAAEGVEGHNDGAKTARGLQAHPEGASERSERRSRILAGLRAIELHERPLFSRLMDGLASIRKVTVYGLPAQAERTPTVSFTIEGRRPLDVARFLGQRGIFVWHGDFYATTLIERLGLAKAGGVVRVGMAPYNTMEEVERLLEAVEEFARH
- the rpmG gene encoding 50S ribosomal protein L33, producing the protein MREGITLECTKCKQRNYRTEKNKRNDPDRIELKKYCKFCRTHTVHKETR
- the secE gene encoding preprotein translocase subunit SecE produces the protein MQIKDRLGRIGKFLREVRAEMRKVSWPDRKELVSSTVVVVTVVVVASAFIGLIDFLFSQGLALFIR
- the nusG gene encoding transcription termination/antitermination protein NusG gives rise to the protein MTRSAEGELAASLEEGPPRQEAGAGDHGTGPGEQATGSGNRPSEPENPDKKWYVIHTYSGYENKVKANLERRVKTMEKEDKIFRVLVPTEEEYEFKDGKKKVIKKKIFPGYVLVEMVMEDDSWYVVRNTPGVTGFVGSGSRPVPLQETEMHDILRRIGVEEARPRIDFSVGEGVRVISGPFQHFSGIIEEIQPDKGKARVLVSMFGRDTPVELDFSQIEKL
- the rplK gene encoding 50S ribosomal protein L11, giving the protein MAKKKVAAIVKLQIPAGKATAAPPVGPALAQHSVNIMEFVRSFNEKTAAQAGTIIPVEITVYEDRSFTYVLKTPPASFLIRKAAGIEKGSGKPNREKVAKLTRAQLREIAELKMKDLNATTIEAAERMIAGTARSMGVEIEA